The Methanosphaera sp. BMS genome contains a region encoding:
- a CDS encoding MJ1255/VC2487 family glycosyltransferase, which yields MKLSIIIPTYNEEEYLPNLLESIKRQDFDDLEVIVADSHSTDKTVEIANSYGCKIVNGGLPAVGRNNGARIATGEFLLFLDSDSVLTNDYLKQAVEEFELHNLGIAITQIVPLEKGFINELSHEFANYMTKKISAIKPHGAGCYGILTYKSLHEEVGGFDEAIDFGEDTDYIERVAKISRFKVLETPRLLISTRRLKEEGLKTIAWKYAKSTAYQLMGRKVTLKQLDYSFEHEKHNTRIFYSLCGEGLGHAIRSAVVIEFLINEGYDLMVFASDRAYDYLNAKFENVYYIGGFNTVYENNSVKNKKTFAYNMKDVPSDLKNNMSMMYKLARKFKPDIIVSDFEFYANLLSHMLRIPLISIDNMHVLTEARYSSPHKYLKDRIFSEAVVHAFIQKADRTLIYSYFYPELKNEGTKYVDPIIRDEIINLKSTVGSHILVYQTSDSNRKLIELLKDNPDKKFIIYGFHKDLRDDNLLFRTFSETQLYDDFRSAECVITNGGFSFITEALQLEKPVLSIPVNKQFEQILNAIYIDRLGYGEHHDTINQEILDNFLDNTDKYRKNIQNNFHKLKNNDETLNELKNAIDEVVGKNN from the coding sequence ATGAAACTTAGTATTATTATACCTACATATAATGAAGAGGAATACTTGCCGAATCTACTTGAAAGCATCAAAAGGCAGGATTTTGATGATTTGGAGGTAATCGTGGCAGATAGCCATTCCACGGACAAAACGGTTGAAATAGCAAACAGTTACGGTTGTAAAATTGTAAATGGCGGTCTTCCGGCTGTAGGTAGAAATAATGGTGCACGTATTGCCACTGGGGAGTTTCTGTTATTTTTAGACTCCGATTCTGTGTTGACAAATGACTATCTTAAACAGGCTGTTGAGGAGTTTGAGCTGCATAACCTCGGCATTGCAATTACACAGATTGTACCGTTAGAGAAGGGTTTTATTAATGAATTATCACATGAATTTGCAAATTACATGACCAAGAAGATTTCTGCCATCAAGCCACATGGTGCCGGCTGTTACGGCATATTGACTTATAAATCACTGCATGAAGAGGTGGGCGGCTTTGATGAGGCCATTGATTTTGGAGAGGATACCGATTATATTGAAAGAGTGGCTAAAATTAGCAGGTTTAAGGTACTTGAGACTCCACGGCTTCTCATATCAACCCGTAGGCTTAAGGAGGAAGGCCTTAAAACAATTGCCTGGAAGTACGCCAAAAGTACTGCATACCAGTTGATGGGACGTAAGGTTACCCTTAAGCAGCTTGACTATAGCTTTGAGCATGAAAAGCATAACACGCGTATATTCTATTCCCTTTGTGGTGAGGGATTGGGTCATGCAATCCGTAGTGCCGTTGTGATTGAATTCTTAATAAATGAGGGATACGACCTGATGGTATTTGCCAGTGACCGTGCTTATGATTATCTTAACGCCAAATTTGAGAATGTGTATTATATTGGCGGATTCAATACCGTTTATGAAAACAACAGTGTAAAAAACAAGAAGACCTTTGCATATAACATGAAGGACGTGCCAAGTGATCTTAAAAACAATATGAGCATGATGTATAAGTTGGCCAGGAAGTTTAAGCCGGACATTATCGTATCTGACTTTGAATTTTATGCAAACCTGCTTTCGCATATGCTGAGAATACCTCTTATCAGTATTGACAATATGCACGTATTGACCGAGGCCAGGTATTCATCCCCCCATAAGTACCTGAAGGATAGGATTTTCAGTGAAGCGGTTGTTCATGCATTCATACAGAAGGCCGACAGAACATTAATCTATTCATACTTCTATCCCGAACTTAAAAACGAGGGCACCAAGTATGTTGATCCGATTATTAGGGACGAAATTATTAACCTTAAATCAACGGTTGGAAGTCATATCCTCGTATATCAGACGAGTGACTCCAATAGGAAGTTAATTGAACTTCTTAAGGATAATCCGGACAAGAAATTTATCATATATGGTTTTCACAAGGACTTAAGGGATGATAATCTTCTCTTTAGAACATTCAGCGAAACACAGCTGTATGATGACTTTAGAAGTGCCGAATGTGTCATTACCAATGGCGGTTTTTCATTTATCACCGAGGCCTTGCAGTTGGAAAAGCCTGTTTTGAGCATTCCAGTCAATAAGCAGTTCGAACAGATACTTAATGCAATCTATATCGATAGGCTGGGCTATGGTGAGCATCATGATACCATCAACCAGGAGATACTTGACAATTTCCTTGATAATACCGACAAGTACAGAAAAAACATTCAGAATAACTTCCATAAGCTAAAAAATAATGATGAAACATTAAATGAACTCAAGAATGCCATTGATGAAGTTGTAGGAAAGAACAATTAG